In Bacteroidota bacterium, a single window of DNA contains:
- the cas9 gene encoding type II CRISPR RNA-guided endonuclease Cas9 (Cas9, originally named Csn1, is the large, multifunctional signature protein of type II CRISPR/Cas systems. It is well known even to general audiences because its RNA-guided endonuclease activity has made it a popular tool for custom editing of eukaryotic genomes.), with the protein MKKILGLDLGTNSIGWALIERDFDNKEGKILGMGSRIIPMGQELSKFEQGQAQTKNANRRIARGMRKLNKRYKQRRNKLIYVLQQLEMLPKQIKLSEPFENPLKIDKVSILPIGKKQKQYSAIDLLELRVKALNEPISLEELGRIIYLFNQLRGYAGGGNEPEKEDASEEENEKEEKSGKESYVTFGKVLSLSEYKNKELKKYKVSVETEDGELKGDTYLDILKVGESFELLVNITVSKKHGETTVFKLPNKTSWRKKMENLEKELTELSKEKGREIYLSEYFLSILKENKWAKIRNNVVLRSRYQAEFDKIWKTQSENPEGTLYKALQTLSQEKLLEILKFIFPGTKETQEKYRQAGLEKGLFHLIRNQIIYYQRELKDQSNLISDCRFEKDEKAVAKSHPVFQEFKIWEQINKLTINTKTEDGKNRKGEIKYKYVDRPIPSALKEWLFDELQEKKEIGFGTVLNKLKKEYGLRDGIDFLNGMNPKAKLRGDETKLQLKKSLGEHFWNTLGLVDKERQIELWDILYNAKGNEYDLESERTSKVLSFIKKYTTNVENTEQTAIQISKIKFNRSYGALSLKAIEKILPLVRSGKYFSNDISDVLKEKIIKLVNENVSDPFEKAAQEYLESNVEVLAEGGIMNAYATILVYDKHTAKEYGETERIDSYQKIQRLTPGELRNPLVEQLISEALMIVKDIWKQYGKPDEIRLELARELKNNADRRAKIYKSNRANQTANDEVKNLLIELKQEITLANIEKYKLWLSQENLADEFVKQYKDPSKSEVEKMKLWREQGHVSPYTGQPIPLSDLFNRERYDIDHIIPQSRYFDDSFTNKVICEKAINKEKSNRTAMEYFEVGSSIPSVFSKENFIDHVNKRFEGQKRKNLLATKMPEDPVARQMKETQYISVRVKEELNKIVGNENVKTTTGGVTDYLRNQWGLTDKFKELLKSRYEKSQPLLAEMEYAKYLKVLEQKKEYEEKIKKLEEKKDEYIKEKGEDEYDKVLNEYNDKIKEFTAIELTKEQFIQSFNNNFFQKKNNKLVIKGWSKRIDHRHHAIDALVIACTEPAHVKRLNDLNKELQNWLDEHKKDILPDFEGSPSELLDEILNLDESKRKIIFKQIEKFKAIDMPWSGFPENAEQEIQKIIVSQKPKDKLLIQPDKNGQLQIKIRGQLHEGTLYGKSQGVEAYRIPLSKFAGKKFATEKTIEKVTNSYLKEAIKEHLEKDFDNKKEEAFSAEGILALNKKLSEKKRANEWKRKGKKKKVGETAPHTPISSVKVFYRAPEKIKKKKGQEEADEALERLNRKKAYNETLLVKTGDNYLFAVMEKDGNRIFDLITFFEAVQKLREEFNRYSDKKAFSKEQFFKSYFEEKNKAKLLFTLKQGDPVYMSVDGEEVITDPESPLYESFWNDKVARSKNIHFVTKYSGKQIYFINNRIADTIVRGKEFGSQNAYEIIDGRSIKNHCIKLKVDRLGNITKSGNPKIISPNDTNTVSEPAVNYEKKKWTLKSFNSFESMEQDQLAYYASLPPIERLRALKELALNAFGFSQESDMNVSERKIKFEQ; encoded by the coding sequence ATGAAAAAAATATTAGGATTGGACTTAGGAACAAATAGTATCGGGTGGGCGTTGATCGAACGAGATTTCGATAATAAAGAGGGTAAAATTCTTGGCATGGGAAGTCGAATTATTCCGATGGGACAGGAGTTAAGCAAATTTGAACAGGGGCAAGCACAGACTAAAAACGCAAACAGGCGTATTGCTCGTGGAATGCGAAAACTCAACAAACGCTACAAACAAAGGCGTAACAAACTAATCTACGTTTTGCAACAATTAGAAATGTTACCTAAGCAAATCAAATTGTCTGAACCATTTGAAAATCCATTGAAAATAGATAAGGTTTCTATTCTTCCGATTGGTAAAAAACAAAAACAATATTCTGCTATTGACTTATTAGAGTTGCGAGTAAAAGCATTAAATGAACCAATTTCATTGGAAGAATTAGGTAGGATAATCTATCTATTTAATCAACTGCGTGGCTATGCAGGTGGAGGTAATGAACCTGAAAAGGAAGATGCCAGCGAAGAGGAAAATGAAAAAGAAGAAAAAAGTGGAAAAGAGAGTTATGTAACATTCGGAAAAGTATTGTCTCTTTCTGAATACAAAAACAAAGAACTCAAAAAGTATAAAGTATCTGTGGAAACCGAAGATGGAGAATTAAAGGGAGATACTTACTTAGACATTTTGAAAGTGGGTGAATCGTTTGAATTGCTAGTGAATATTACGGTCTCGAAGAAACATGGAGAAACGACTGTTTTCAAATTACCCAACAAGACAAGTTGGCGTAAGAAAATGGAAAATTTGGAAAAGGAACTGACCGAATTATCTAAAGAAAAAGGTAGGGAAATTTATTTGTCGGAATACTTTCTTTCCATTTTAAAAGAAAACAAGTGGGCGAAAATCAGAAACAATGTTGTACTTCGCTCGCGTTATCAGGCAGAGTTTGATAAAATATGGAAAACACAAAGCGAGAATCCCGAAGGTACATTATACAAAGCATTACAAACTCTTTCGCAAGAAAAGTTATTGGAGATACTAAAGTTTATTTTCCCTGGTACAAAAGAAACGCAAGAGAAGTATCGACAAGCAGGACTTGAAAAAGGACTTTTTCATCTCATTAGAAACCAAATTATTTATTATCAAAGAGAGTTAAAAGACCAAAGCAATCTTATTTCAGATTGTCGTTTTGAAAAAGATGAAAAAGCAGTTGCAAAAAGTCATCCCGTATTTCAGGAATTTAAAATTTGGGAGCAAATCAATAAACTGACCATAAATACCAAAACAGAAGATGGCAAAAATCGAAAAGGAGAAATAAAGTATAAGTATGTGGACAGGCCTATTCCTTCTGCTCTTAAAGAATGGCTCTTTGATGAATTGCAAGAGAAAAAAGAAATTGGGTTTGGTACCGTACTCAACAAATTGAAAAAAGAATATGGCCTACGTGACGGAATTGATTTTCTGAATGGAATGAATCCAAAAGCAAAGTTACGAGGCGATGAAACTAAACTACAACTCAAAAAATCATTAGGAGAACACTTTTGGAACACTCTTGGTTTAGTGGACAAAGAAAGACAAATTGAGTTGTGGGATATTTTATACAACGCAAAAGGCAACGAGTATGACTTGGAAAGCGAGCGTACCTCAAAGGTTTTAAGTTTCATAAAAAAATATACAACGAACGTTGAAAATACTGAACAAACAGCCATTCAGATAAGCAAAATAAAATTCAACAGAAGCTACGGTGCTTTGAGCCTTAAAGCGATTGAAAAAATACTACCACTTGTAAGGAGTGGAAAATATTTTTCAAATGATATCTCCGATGTATTAAAAGAAAAAATTATCAAATTAGTTAATGAAAATGTAAGTGACCCATTTGAAAAAGCGGCACAAGAGTATTTGGAAAGCAATGTGGAGGTTTTGGCAGAAGGCGGCATTATGAATGCTTATGCAACCATATTAGTGTATGATAAACATACGGCAAAAGAATATGGAGAAACTGAACGTATTGACAGCTATCAAAAAATTCAACGATTAACACCCGGAGAGTTAAGAAATCCATTGGTGGAGCAACTGATTAGTGAAGCATTGATGATTGTAAAGGATATTTGGAAACAATATGGAAAACCTGATGAAATACGATTGGAGCTTGCACGCGAGTTAAAAAATAATGCGGATAGAAGAGCAAAAATTTACAAATCAAACAGAGCAAATCAGACAGCAAATGACGAAGTCAAAAATCTCTTGATTGAGCTCAAACAGGAAATAACACTTGCCAATATTGAAAAATATAAGTTGTGGCTTTCACAGGAAAATCTTGCAGACGAATTTGTAAAACAATACAAAGACCCGTCAAAATCGGAAGTTGAAAAAATGAAACTATGGCGTGAACAAGGACACGTTTCGCCATACACAGGGCAACCAATTCCCTTATCTGATTTATTCAACAGAGAACGATACGATATTGACCATATCATACCGCAATCGCGCTATTTTGATGATTCATTTACCAATAAAGTCATTTGTGAAAAGGCAATCAATAAAGAAAAGAGTAACCGAACCGCAATGGAATACTTTGAAGTTGGTTCTTCTATTCCGTCTGTCTTCTCTAAAGAAAATTTTATTGACCACGTAAACAAAAGATTTGAAGGACAAAAACGGAAAAACTTGTTGGCAACAAAAATGCCCGAAGACCCGGTGGCAAGGCAGATGAAAGAAACACAATACATTTCCGTAAGAGTAAAAGAAGAATTAAACAAAATTGTAGGCAATGAAAATGTAAAAACAACCACAGGCGGAGTTACCGATTATCTGAGAAATCAATGGGGTTTGACGGATAAGTTTAAAGAGCTTTTAAAAAGTCGTTATGAGAAATCGCAACCATTGCTTGCTGAAATGGAATATGCAAAGTATCTCAAAGTTTTGGAGCAGAAAAAAGAGTATGAAGAAAAAATAAAAAAACTTGAAGAGAAAAAAGATGAATATATTAAGGAAAAAGGGGAAGACGAATACGATAAGGTACTAAATGAGTATAATGATAAAATAAAAGAGTTTACAGCCATTGAACTAACCAAAGAACAATTCATTCAGTCGTTCAACAACAATTTCTTTCAAAAGAAAAACAACAAACTCGTCATCAAAGGTTGGAGCAAACGTATAGACCACAGACACCACGCTATTGATGCGTTGGTAATCGCTTGCACAGAGCCTGCACACGTGAAACGATTGAATGATTTAAACAAAGAGTTGCAAAATTGGCTTGATGAACACAAGAAAGATATTTTGCCTGACTTTGAAGGAAGCCCAAGTGAATTGTTAGATGAAATTCTCAATCTTGATGAAAGCAAACGAAAAATAATCTTTAAGCAAATTGAGAAATTTAAGGCTATTGATATGCCGTGGAGTGGATTTCCTGAAAATGCAGAACAGGAAATTCAGAAAATTATTGTTTCTCAAAAACCGAAAGACAAACTACTGATTCAGCCCGATAAAAATGGGCAATTACAAATTAAAATCCGTGGACAGTTGCACGAAGGAACTTTGTATGGAAAAAGTCAAGGGGTTGAAGCGTATAGAATTCCACTATCAAAATTTGCAGGAAAAAAGTTTGCTACCGAAAAAACGATTGAGAAAGTAACGAATAGTTATTTGAAAGAAGCTATCAAAGAACATTTGGAGAAAGATTTTGACAATAAGAAAGAAGAAGCGTTTTCGGCAGAGGGGATATTGGCATTAAACAAGAAATTATCAGAAAAGAAAAGAGCCAATGAATGGAAAAGAAAAGGCAAGAAGAAGAAAGTGGGAGAAACTGCACCTCATACACCAATTTCTTCCGTAAAAGTATTTTATAGAGCCCCCGAAAAAATTAAAAAGAAAAAAGGGCAAGAAGAAGCTGATGAGGCATTAGAACGACTTAACAGAAAAAAGGCCTACAACGAAACATTACTCGTAAAAACAGGGGACAATTATCTGTTTGCTGTTATGGAGAAAGACGGTAATAGAATCTTTGACCTTATTACATTTTTTGAAGCAGTACAAAAATTAAGAGAGGAATTCAACAGGTATTCTGATAAAAAAGCATTTAGTAAAGAGCAATTTTTCAAATCCTATTTTGAAGAAAAGAACAAAGCAAAACTATTGTTTACTCTTAAACAAGGCGACCCTGTATATATGTCCGTTGATGGTGAAGAAGTAATAACTGACCCTGAAAGCCCACTTTATGAAAGTTTTTGGAACGATAAAGTCGCAAGAAGTAAGAACATTCATTTTGTAACTAAATATAGTGGTAAACAGATTTATTTCATCAACAATAGAATTGCTGATACTATTGTTAGAGGGAAAGAATTTGGTTCGCAAAATGCCTATGAAATTATTGATGGTCGGTCAATAAAAAATCATTGCATTAAACTCAAAGTAGATAGATTAGGCAATATCACAAAGTCGGGAAACCCCAAAATAATTTCACCGAATGACACCAATACAGTATCTGAACCAGCGGTGAACTACGAAAAAAAAAAGTGGACTTTGAAAAGCTTTAATTCCTTTGAATCAATGGAACAAGATCAGTTGGCCTACTATGCATCTTTGCCCCCAATAGAACGACTGAGGGCTTTAAAAGAATTGGCATTAAACGCTTTTGGTTTCAGTCAGGAATCAGACATGAATGTATCTGAACGTAAAATAAAATTTGAGCAATAA